The Glycine soja cultivar W05 chromosome 4, ASM419377v2, whole genome shotgun sequence genomic sequence TTGCCTCTAGACGCTACTGGTGCATAGGTTTCTTTTTAATCTATACCTTCTTGTTGAGAATATGGAGGACCCATCTTTACATTTTACGACACCTTCATCCTTGTTAAAGGTGACACCATATCCATTGTCATATAATTGACTTATGCTCAACAAATTATGTTGAAGTCCTTCAAGAAAGATAACATTATCAATAGAATGgtagtgatgtaagctccattggagcttgtaggcctaggatcttcttcatcaatggattcctttgcttcttggaagatgaatggcagcagaatggagaaggaagagagagaggagatgccacttcaaggagaagatgagtctagaagaagctcaccaccataggaggccatggataagagcttggaggaagaaagagatgaatgaagggagaggaagagaagagcatgaaattttgtgctctaaaagagctctgaaatctgaagtttaattttcaaatgatcaaagttgcctaagtgtcacaccaaattggaggaaaatttgaatttctattcaaatttcacttgaattcgaaattgaatttgtggagccaaattttggagccaaaatttaactaattattattagtgaatttcagatatggttcaacccactaatccaagatcaagtccaagattctccactaagtgtgcttaggtgtcatgaagcatgtaaagcatgaaagacatgcacaaagtgtgactatatgatgtggcaatggggtgtagcaagcaaatgctcacctccccctctaaaatttaattggattgggcttctcccaattcaattaaatttatttcccaacacacacatcaaatattcaattaatgcatgtgaaattataacactacccctaatacaaaaactagtctaggtgccctaaaatacaagggctgaaaaatcctagatttctagggtaccctacttacattatggagccctaaatacaaggacaaaaataatgaaatcctaatctaatatgtacaaagataagtggacccaaccttggcccatgggctcagaaatctaccctgaggttcatgagaaccctcgggccttcttcagcagctctagcctaatcctcttggagcctcttgctcatggctctggtaactggtcccttcctagggaggattgcatcaggtaCGGGTGAATACCTATCTTACCCACTCctgttattctattttttattcccTCGAAAGTGACTGTTCCACCATGATAGGGAGTTAGGCATTGGAACATACACCTTTCTCTTGTCATGTACCATGAGCAGTTACTGTCCAGGTAccatgataagcatttgcttcctACTATCAAGGACATCTGCAACACGAATAATCTTTTTCTTAAGTATTGGTTGCACCATTTTTAGGTCGATCTCTACACTTGGATGTCATGTGTCCAATCTTACCACAAAAATAACAGACAATGGTGTCCTCATTATGAACATAGATCTCACCATCATATCCATTTCCAAACTTATCTGAGGGACTTCTACGGTATcctaacaattttttaagattatttgtCCCACTAACAAATTTGGCTAATGTAGTTTTTAAGGTTCCAATTTCCTTATGAAGTTTGACAACATCTTGAGGTTGACCCTTAATTTCTTGATTCTTTAAAAGCTTATCATTCAAGAATTTCGAAAATCTTTTGTGTTATTCACATTCCACCCAAAGATTATGTTTACTCATTTTGAGGTCTTCATAATCTTTGTGTGCTTGTGAACTTTCTCTCCATAGATCATATCTTTATTCTTTCTGATAATTGAAGATCATTCAGCTCCCTCAGATCCTTTTGAAGATCTTTTAGGTTTTTTTCCAACTCCTGAAAGTTATTAAGAAGAGtagattttatttttggcaATCGTCTCATTCTTAAGACAAAGCTTGGACTCTTTTTCCTTGAGAGTTACACAAGCTCCACATGTCTGAGTATACTCATTCAGTGAAACATCTACTTGATCTTGAAGGATTTTCTCAAGTTTTAAATGATCTTTGGATAgttttttgaaatcttttgGCATGTTTTTGTAAGCTTTTGAAAGAATGGATGAGTTCAACATTTGTTTATAATAAGCCTTTTTAAGAGATTCTGGGTCATTGAGATTTACCTTATCCTCTTAATCTGATTTAGATTCTTCAACGGCTATTTTTGCCGTTAGGGATAAATtggcttcttcttcatcttcatcaaaTGAAGTGTCATCTAGATCTCCCTAGGTGCTCATAAGACCCTTCTTTTCTTTGGTCTTGTAGTGTTTCTTCCTGTCTTGAGCCTTCTCCAGTGTTGAGCACTTTTTAAAGTGTCTAGACTTCTTGCACTGATAGCATATTATAAAgcttttgtctttatctttgttttccttgAACACGCTTTTTGAGGAGTTCTTCCATTTAGAGCCACCTTTGTTCTTCCATATCCTTTGGATCTTCTATGAGATAAAGGCAAGTTCATCTTCATCAGAGTCTTCGTCAAATTCTTCATTAGAGGAATTATCAACTTTAAGGGTTTTGGATGAGCTTCTCGAGACTTGTTCTCTGGACGATGTGGcctttttgttcttttgattGATGAGAGCCAAAGACCTCTCTTTCTTGGGTCCTTCGTCCTATTGATGTTCTTGTTCATTAACCTTGAGGGTACcaacaagttcttcaagggacatGGAATCAAGATTCTTTAAATCTCTTAGTATCGTTACTCGTGGTCTCCATTTTCTAGacaaatttctcaaaattttgtcaATATGATCATAGTTATCATAAGTTTTGCCTAGAGATCTTAGTTCATTAGGAATGGTTTGAAAACATTTCAACATACTTTGTATGTCTTCACCTTCTTCCATAGAGAAGAGTTCATACTTAAGAGTGAGGAGATTAAGTTTGTTCCTCTTTACATGTGATGTTCCTTTATACCTTACCGGTAGAGTGCCCCACATTTGTTTGGCACTTCTGAAGCAATGTACCTGGGTGTATTCCTCTTCTGATAGAGCACATAGTATCACATTCTAAGCCTTGGACTCAAGCAGGAATCAGAGTTTTTGCTCCTCCTTCCAACGACTTCTAGGAATTTTGTTCAACTAATCATCATATGGAATGTAGTTTACATTCTCCACCACGTCCCATTGGTAAATATGAATGGATTCAAAGTGAGCTATCATTCTTTCCTTCCAGTAATCATATTTTATACCTCTGAACAAGGGTGGTTTGTTGGTGGAGAATACTTCTTCCATATCTTTGATTTTCTAGATCTTTTCCTTTGTATTGTTAGATACTTAGCCCTCAAGGCCAAGCTCTAATACCAATTGAAATAACAACAATCACATTAGAATGGGGTTGAATAGTgttttaattaaagataatgagttttaaaacatttatcacaagttcaaacaaatatatatatatatatatatatatatatatatatatatatatataactatgtGTGTGTTAAGTCGTCCACTGAAAAGATGACTTTTGATAGAAAAAAGTTTAATCGCCTAGTAACTATGTAAAATAAGGCTCTAAAATAGTTTTTCAAGCATCGACTTGGTTTGAAAAGAATGATAGAGAGCGCTAAGATAATGCTTTATAAAACCGTTAAGAAGAGACATACAAACACTtcatttatactagttcactcaAATAAAGTTACATCCAGTTCTCCTTTACACAACAGTAAAGAGTTCCATTAATCAAAACTTGATTAGAAAATAAGTATTTTGTCTTGCCACTTCTAGCTATACAAGTATTCTTCTAGCCACTTTTGACACTATCTTAGACTCCTCctgaatttaagaaaatataagtaTTGTTCAACACCAAGCCACTCCAGGCTTTCACAAACAATACtttgaatgaatacaagtaTTCACTAACACTCAATGAGTGGATAAACAATAAAGCTCAAACACAAGATAACTTTGTTAAGCAAAGTATAAACAATGAAAGCTTAAATGAATTGTCTAGTGATATCTGTAGAGTTTTTGCTTcagagttatttttgttttctcgtAATAATTTCATAGTTCGCTTTTTGGGTAGAGTATGTCTTTTATAGACTTCATTGAAGTATCCGTTATGGGATTAGTGCTAAGTCCTTGAAATGACCGTTGTCTCACACTAGGAGATAAGGCTATGTGGCTTGTTTGAGTGGAAAACAACTTCATGTGCTCCTTGTGTACTTGCTGAAAGCGACCTTTGAGGAATATTTTGTGTAGACCTTCTATTATCTTCTATTATGTCAtttccttaaattcaaatggtaacaattcaaataaagagagacaaacTAAAATTTCATGAGAAAGAGTACAGGTACTTCCTTTTTTGATTGACATAACTTTTTTGTACTATGTTGGACACAAATTTGTATGAGACTTATACTAGCTGGACGCGAGTTTTGAATATAATTAGTGCATGACACTGGTTAATATAAAGGAGTGGACGCTCTTGGTCTTATAGCGCGTTGGAcactaatttataattaacagAATATATTCCTCTTTGAGTATGGACATTCAAGTTCTTTAGTAAAGTTGGTTCTATCCACTTGTCATAAACTCATTAATATATCAACAATTTATACTCTTTTTTAATCATCAAAATCTAATGTAGGTGTGAATGGTCGTCCAGAcctaacaaataataataatatattcaatACAATAGTCAATAGCCTTTGTCACCCTTCTTGCCACCTTCCTTTGCAGTCATCTTGCACTGTCTTTTTGTTATTGAGTTGTGCCCAACTTCTAAGCCCTCTTACAACAATTGCAATGCTTGTTGTATGGCCTATTGGTGACTCGTGCCCTTTGACACAACTCTAAGGTCCAACAAGCTCTGCATAGTTCCTGATGCCACTTGGAATCGATCATGCAGTAACAATTacaattaattactattttttcaatgacaatttaggaaaaaaatcaacaaattccAATTTTTAATACCAGACAAGAGTAATCTCTGCCTGGTACATAGTTTGCTAGTGGCTATCTAGGTTATGGCTATACTGGGATGGACGAAAAATGTACATGAGCACATGGTGGTTGTTCGCTCCTTTGACAGAATGATATAATGGTGAGAAATCTTATAAAATCAAGACATAGTCAGGGGTACAGTTAAAAGAATGAATATGATAGATAATAGAAGatagatataatataatataatataatgtaataataatagataaatagatttttaacaacaaattcatttcaatttctACAACAATTTTTCGAGCATAAAAATCTTGAACAAAAAATTGTCATTAATTTACTTGAAATACAATTAGTAATTTGGAAAATTGTGAtgtataattaattaggaatgaaTCTAGTATAAAATTACGTAACTAATTTGACAATCAGCCCCTACATCATCGCACAAATTACTAATCTAGTTAATTATTAAACCAAATTACGTACACTGACGTCCTGTCCGgctgtcccatatttttctgaaaaatttCAAATCCACAAAGAATCTCTGTAAATCCAACTTGACATTGACCCGACCCGACCAGATTTTacttaaaaactaataaaaaaagattgttTGGAGCGTAAACTACTAACTAAACGACAGAACATCCTAGCACAGCAAGCGTCGTATCGCAGGTTAACGGCATCGAGCAACACATACAGCACACGTGACACGGAttgtaataacaaaaaaagaacgAAGAATTTGCGGAGAGCCAAATCCGGGTTTCGCGGTTTTTGATCTAACGTTGTAATATCCATGCCATGCATGCACTGAGAGTcgcatatatataataataaataatgaatgAATCAATTTAGAATAATTGTTTGCTTaaagtgttgttttttttgGGGGATTTGCAACGCAAAGGTTGTTTGTTGTTGCCCCAGGAAATCATAGAGAGCGAGGCATAAACATCAATCTCTCTGTGAAAAAAATGGGGACGAcgaagaacaacaacaacaacttcaaTTCTACCTCAAAATCTGATAACAGTGCCaatgacaacaaaaacaacacacGTGTGGTGTTGAATGTCTACGACCTCACCCCTCTCAACAATTACCTTTATTGGTTTGGGTTTGGAATCTTTCACTCCGGCATTGAAGgttcattaaatattatttccattttatttttcaccatTCTTTTTCCCCATTCACCATTCCATAACGTTAACtgtttctcttttccatttgcCATTCCATAACGTTAATTATTTCTCTTTCACATTTGCCTCTAAGGTATCAATGGAtgcttttctgtttttttttttaattattatattattatattattattactgtAAGAATTGCTGCATAATTATATACAATTTTGTGGCGAACtaaagttttaatttctgtCAGCTTGCCAAGCGAGGTattcacataaattaaaaaatatatatataagaaccaaataaaaattttaaatacaattttttttttctcagaaTAGAATAGCCACGTATGTATGATTTGTGCATATCGACCTTAGCAATGTTGTAGCTTCTGCCTGGTGAGTACATTCAAAAGAATGAAACTCAAGGGAATTAACAGAACCTGCTCAAACGGGGAGAGCATGTGGTTTAATTTGATATATAGGTGTTTGATTGTCTTTTATAAAATTCCAAAATGATTGATTGCATTACCTGGAATAGTTGCCAATGTTCCACAAGTAAAGTGCACCATATGCTTTAGAAGAacgaaaaaatcaaatattatcaCCCTGGGAAGAATCAGAAGAATCTGCACTAATTCCAGACAATAAATGCAGGTCCTAGACCGATGTAAAACCCAAGAGGGGATGATTATATTTGACATTTAGAAGCTTTAAACCCAAACATCCAGAAATGCTTAATTTAGTCAATATTCAGAAAGTGTGGTGGCTTGTAATGAATAAGGTTTATAAAATAGAGAACAAGCCATCGAAAGAGGGAAAAATTAAGATGCCTATGCAATGAGCAGCAAGAATGCACTTCAAGGGAAGGAATGAAACTACTTGTGGAAAAGGCTCATAAACAATCTATCATTCATCAAGAATTTGTTCCAAGAACCTAAGGGAAAGCTTCCTCTTTTCCCTATTCCAGAAACAGAACCCTGGAATCAACTCACCTTAACAGCCAAATTCTTGAACTAGATTACAATGTCATATAAGATTAGATTAATACAAAATAAGTGGCTCAAAATACAGCAACTACCTTGAGTACTTGACCTATGATAACCTTCCATGTTTATTTGTGGTCAAGTGAAGGATATTAGTGGTAAGTATAAAACAATCTTTTGAAACAGCTCAGTTTCTTTGATTTAATGCTCTAGGATATGACACATTCTGTACATTAgccatatttaaatatatataactttgaATCCACCAAGTAGGAtttaggaattcattttaatagcATTCCATGTTTACTGTTGTAGTTtggaaaaactttttttttttcaattattctgCAAATGTCATAACTGCAGGAAAGTTTTCTTGCTTTTGTTGCATATGTTGATGTTCTTTATTGTTGTTTCTGttgtttaaattctttttgtctctctctttGAACAGTGCACGGTAAGGAGTATGGATTTGGAGCCCATGACTTCCCCGCCAGTGGAGTATTTGAAGTGGAGCCAAGGAAGTGCCCTGGATTTGTGTACAGATGTTCTGTTACTTTAGGCCAAGTAAATATGCATCCTTCTGAGTTTCGGACATTTATTGAGGGTATAGCTAATGAGTATCATGGGGATACCTATCACCTTATTTCTAAGAACTGCAATCATTTTACGGATGATATGTCTCATAGATTGAGTGGAAAACGGATTCCAGGTTGGGTGAATCGGCTTGCTAAACTAGGTAAGaccataaaagaaaattatctaATACTTCTATTTTTGGAATATCTTTTTACTTGATATATCCCTTTTTATTAAAAGGGATCTTAGGATGAATAATATCttataaaatgtgatttttaacCAAGTCAAATGGCATGTGATCCATGTAGCTAACTTTACTTAGTGGGATAAGGCTATTGTTGTTATATTTGTCTTCTGAATTTTATGAACTAGACTAGTTGCTTTCGGACATCAATTTGTGTCTACTCAAACAATGTTCGGATATGAAGTTTAGGTTTCATGATTCAACATTATATGAAATGGAAAGGAAGAAGTTTCTCAAAAAATGTTATatctaacaaaaacaaaacttttGTTTGTAACTACCTGGTACTTGAATTGAGGTTCAGCCAATTATAACTACGGTGAGGTGTCTGCATTCCATTGCATCTATTTTCTTGAAGAAAATTACTCTCTTAAAATATCAAACGTTATTTATAATATCATGGTGTGAGAATAATATCATTTGTGTGACAAATCCATATCATTTCGTATGTGTCCCCTGTTCTATATTTTTCATGTCACATTCTCCATAATCTTGTAAACTGCACGggaatatttgttttaataacACAATGAGATCCTAAGTGCAGCCTTCTGGTGAAAATTTTAGGTTCACTTTGCAGTTGTCTACTTCCGGAAGTTGTTGAAGTAACTACCGTTAAACAGCTACCAGAATATCATGAATGTTCAGGTGCGTATATTCTTTTTTCCCACCCAATCTTTATCCTAATGCACACTGGGATTTACATCTTGGTAACACACGTAAACATTCTGCATAGCTTATCTTGGTGCTGTTTGCAGAAGATGAAATTACAGAATGTCTTTCGACTGCCTCGCCGTGTGGATCTCAATCAACATCGGGATTGGATGATGATCAAGAAAAGCGCCTTCTGTCACCTCTGGCTAGTAAAACAGATAACGTTTCTTTTGTTAAAGAGGCTCCATTAAAATGAATGTGGTGTGTTGGAGGTGGGAAAAACACTTGGATAATGCAGGTTGTCTTGGCTTGAGTATTTAACCATCTGATTTGAAGGGATGCCTCGTGCCcgaaaatttctcatttttcaaTGGCTTTCTGCATTCCTTGGTTCCATTGTCTTAAGGTTTATGCTAGAAATAGTGTTGCATTGATTTTCATGAATCAATGATTAATGTGTATGGGGCTTAGTTGTTCATGTGGCAGGGTTTTTATTTCTGGAGGGATTGTTGGAGCTCTTAGCCATGTAAATTACATTCACATTTGGAAATGAATCATGAAAGATTCTTTACATGTATCATTGTATCAATATGATTGTGTATGGGGCCTAGTTGTTCATGTgcctgatttttttatttctggaaGGATTGTTGGGGGCTCTTAACCATGTAAATTATAACCACGTCTGGCAACTTTTTAGTATGAAAGATTCTTTAAGAGTGTATAAACTATAAACCCGTTTGTTTTGGGggatttaagtaaaaaaagtcATTGGTGAGAGTCAGGTAATTATGGTTAGTTTATAGTCTCCCTATTGAAGGTTCCTCTCATTAATCCCTATGATAAAAGACCACTGAATTGGTAGATAATTGTAGAAGGATGCCATAATAATTCAAGCATGCATTTGGTGCCTTGACTTAATTATAAAGCCGGAGAAGGTTGTCTACTCTTCCATTTTGTAaaccaaataaatatatatatagtaaaaagaaagaaatgacctCTCGAAGCCTCACAAACCAAATAATGGATGTTTACATATCAAAACTCAACAATTAACTCGCAGTTAATGTTGTTTACATATCAAAGCTTGTCTACGCAGTTAATGTTTTATTCATcgttagaaaattaatttgttaacaattttcataatattttgtgTGTAACCTAAAACTTCattcaaattatataaattctCACAAGTGGATCAACCCAGCAATATGACTTGTTTTTTCAAAttctcactactagaaaaagcaGATTTAACATTGGCGcattaacattgattttctacaaaaccgatgttaacataaatgcggtgacataattgtaaataatgtgtatccgttaacatcaattttgaagaagaaaaccgatgttaacgtatgatcAGCTAACATCGGTTTGTTgaataaaatcgatgttaacgttcacatcaatttgttaacatcgggtttttattgaaaaccgatgttgaacttacattttaaattatatttgacgCGACCTATTTTGCTCATGCTCTCTTCTTCTCCGTGTACCCTCGATCTCGCACTCTCTTCTCTATTGCACTGTTAACATCGAAGCTTCTTGTTCTCCATTGCACTGAAGACCGTGACAGGTCACTTTTTGTTGTCCATCCCCAACTTAACTAGATACGTTTTGTCTACCTGTGTTGTTCTATTGAATAGCTAGGTCTGTATCTGGAACTTGTGGTTAAGCTAAGGACCTTTTTTAGTTTCTGGTGCAAGGATTGGGGAACTCGTGTTGACCTAAGGTACATTTCATTGCCAGTCTCGCTGGCATTGTCGCTGTTGGGTTCGAGGTAAGCTTCATGTCTTCATTGTAACTTTGTGCTTCCGCGTACGTGCtctttgttcttatagattgttagttagtttgttaATTAGTTACTACTACTAGGGTTTGGAATGCAGCTAGTCTTGCTTCCAAAGCTGTGTCAAAATATTgccttattttgttgagttgttGTGTGGAAGCATCTACTTTCTTCCTTCACTGTTGTTTTGTACTCCTTTCTTCCTTCACAACTTTAGTAGCTTCTATTGCTGATTGCTTAGATTCCCTAACACTGTTGAGCTTCTTTCTCAGTTCCTGAAGTCTCATTTTGGCCTTATTGTTTTGGATTCCCTAAGTCAttatagttaattttgtttgaaaaccAGTTAGCTTCTCTTACCCATTTGTGCTACTAtgattatgtttaaaaaatatagtcaTTCATTGCTCCTATGTATTAGACACTTAGTTTCAGTTTTAGTTGTTTGATTTTGGCTTTGGTCTAAAAGGTTAAGTTTCAAGTATCTTCCAACCATTCTTTTGTGTGAAGACTTGATGCCATTGATGCTAGAAGCCAAAGACACTAATTGTTTGTCCTGCTGCTCCCAGTTTAGGTACTGTAGCTTTTGCTGTCTAATTAGTTTATGTTCTTCATTCAATAACCTTTTTGGCctcaattttctaatataagCTTATGGAGCTGATAACCCTTTATGTGTACATTAGTAAGTCATACTGCCCAATTGAAAAGCCTCTTCCATGGCCCTCAAAAATGACAAAAACTCTCTATGAATAATGTTGGTAGGTTCCAAATTGGCAATGTCAAGCATTATTGGTATGGAAGTGTTGTCAACAACTAAAAAGTAGCACATTTGAAACATGATGATAGGAATTTGCTTGTTCAAATGTTATCCAACAAATTCAATGGAAAGGTGCCAATTACTCTGTACAATTGCATAGCTGCACTCCAAATCAAAACcaccctcctcctcttcctcttcttcttcatcaccaTTTCCATGCCCTTCACCATCGTCCTCGAATCAGAATTCTATTTCTAATAAGAGTTAGTCTTCGAATTACTCTCAAATTGATCAGATTACACTCTCCCTCTTCTGTCAACTTATAATCAACCTCTTCAACTAACAagtttgttagttttataaaatatgtagttcagacattaaaataaaagaaattacaagTTTATTGCTGTTAGTGTACCTCCTAATCTTACAATTTGGAAAACTTCCTAATTAGTTCTTAAGAGTAGCATCAAGAACAGGGAATGGTAGCATACATCTATATAAGCCTTTCTGTTCATGCACTGAAGCATTCTATATAAATCACGTTAACTAAAGCTGAGAAATACAACAGTTGAATAAAGCCAAAGAACAACAGGAAAGGTGGAGTTATAATAGGGGGTTTCTACCAACAAACTACAATTCCCATGTGTTTTGTGTCCCTAAATCCAATTTGATAATGCTGTCCCCTGACCCCAAATTCACCCATTTTTCCACTCTCATTATCATTGCTAAGAAACCTTGATTAATTTGAGGAACCTTGCCAAGTAATTTGAGATAGATGTCATTGGACTTTGGTGTTGTTCTTTTGGTCTTTTTGCTCTTACCCCCAACCTTAAGATCGATCCTCTGCCTCAGTTAGTGTTGTTCCTTTTGAGGGTAGGGAAGCTTTAATTGAAGGCAATCTAACAATAGCTTTTTGTAATTAGGAAAGGATGGTAGCTGCAGTAATCTAAGTAATTAGTGCAGGGTAAATGTATTATGTTTCTTCGGGACCAGCTTGG encodes the following:
- the LOC114408157 gene encoding deSI-like protein At4g17486 codes for the protein MGTTKNNNNNFNSTSKSDNSANDNKNNTRVVLNVYDLTPLNNYLYWFGFGIFHSGIEVHGKEYGFGAHDFPASGVFEVEPRKCPGFVYRCSVTLGQVNMHPSEFRTFIEGIANEYHGDTYHLISKNCNHFTDDMSHRLSGKRIPGWVNRLAKLGSLCSCLLPEVVEVTTVKQLPEYHECSEDEITECLSTASPCGSQSTSGLDDDQEKRLLSPLASKTDNVSFVKEAPLK